The following are encoded in a window of Pan troglodytes isolate AG18354 chromosome 4, NHGRI_mPanTro3-v2.0_pri, whole genome shotgun sequence genomic DNA:
- the HMGCR gene encoding 3-hydroxy-3-methylglutaryl-Coenzyme A reductase isoform X2 — protein MLSRLFRMHGLFVASHPWEVIVGTVTLTICMMSMNMFTGNNKICGWNYECPKFEEDVLSSDIIILTITRCIAILYIYFQFQNLRQLGSKYILGIAGLFTIFSSFVFSTVVIHFLDKELTGLNEALPFFLLLIDLSRASTLAKFALSSNSQDEVRENIARGMAILGPTFTLDALVECLVIGVGTMSGVRQLEIMCCFGCMSVLANYFVFMTFFPACVSLVLELSRESREGRPIWQLSHFARVLEEEENKPNPVTQRVKMIMSLGLVLVHAHSRWIADPSPQNSTADTSKVSLGLDENVSKRIEPSVSLWQFYLSKMISMDIEQVITLSLALLLAVKYIFFEQTETESTLSLKNPITSPVVTQKKVPDNCCRREPMLVRNNQKCDSVEEETGINRERKVEVIKPLVAETDTPNRATFVVGNSSLLDTSSVLVTQEPEIGLPREPRPNEECLQILGNAEKGAKFLSDAEIIQLVNAKHIPAYKLETLMETHERGVSIRRQLLSKKLSEPSSLQYLPYRDYNYSLLGGGASSRVLADGMTRGPVVRLPRACDSAEVKAWLETSEGFAVIKEAFDSTSRFARLQKLHTSIAGRNLYIRFQSRSGDAMGMNMISKGTEKALSKLHEYFPEMQILAVSGNYCTDKKPAAINWIEGRGKSVVCEAVIPAKVVREVLKTTTEAMIEVNINKNLVGSAMAGSIGGYNAHAANIVTAIYIACGQDAAQNVGSSNCITLMEASGPTNEDLYISCTMPSIEIGTVGGGTNLLPQQACLQMLGVQGACKDNPGENARQLARIVCGTVMAGELSLMAALAAGHLVKSHMIHNRSKINLQDLQGACTKKTA, from the exons ATGTTGTCAAGACTTTTTCGAATGCATGGCCTCTTTGTGGCCTCCCATCCCTGGGAAGTCATAGTGGGGACAGTGACACTGACCATCTGCATGATGTCCATGAACATGTTCACTGGTAACAATAAGATCTGTGGTTGGAATTATGAATGTCCAAAGTTTGAAGAG GATGTTTTGAGCAGTGACATTATAATTCTGACAATAACACGATGCATAGCCATCCTGTATATTTACTTCCAGTTCCAGAATTTACGTCAACTtggatcaaaatatattttgg GTATTGCTGGCCTCTTCACAATTTTCTCAAGTTTTGTATTCAGTACAGTTGTCATTCACTTCTTAGACAAAGAATTGACAGGCTTGAA TGAAGCTTTGCCCTTTTTCCTACTTTTGATTGACCTTTCCAGAGCAAGCACATTAGCAAAGTTTGCCCTCAGTTCCAACTCACAG GATGAAGTAAGGGAAAATATTGCTCGTGGAATGGCAATTTTAGGTCCTACGTTTACCCTCGATGCTCTTGTTGAATGTCTTGTGATTGGAGTTGGTACCATGTCAG GGGTACGTCAGCTTGAAATTATGTGCTGCTTTGGCTGCATGTCAGTTCTTGCCAACTACTTCGTGTTCATGACTTTCTTCCCAGCTTGTGTGTCCTTGGTATTAGAG CTTTCTCGGGAAAGCCGCGAGGGTCGTCCAATTTGGCAGCTCAGCCATTTTGCCCGAGttttagaagaagaagaaaataagccaAATCCTGTAACTCAGAGGGTCAAGATGATTATG tctCTAGGCTTGGTTCTTGTTCATGCTCACAGTCGCTGGATAGCTGATCCTTCTCCTCAAAACAGTACAGCAGATACTTCTAAGGTTTCATTAGGACTGGATGAAAATGTGTCCAAGAGAATTGAACCAAGTGTTTCCCTCTGGCAGTTTTATCTCTCTAA aaTGATCAGCATGGATATTGAACAAGTTATTACCCTAAGTTTAGCTCTCCTTCTGGCTGTCAAGTACATCTTCTTTGAACAAACAGAGACAGAATCTACACTTTCATTAAAAAACCCTATCACATCTCCTGTAGTGACACAAAAGAAAGTCCCAGACAATTGTTGTAGACGTGAACCTATGCTGGTCAGAAATAACCAGAAATGTGATTCAGTAGAGGAAGAGACAGGGATAAACCGAGAAAGAAAAG TTGAGGTTATAAAACCCTTAGTGGCTGAAACAGATACCCCAAACAGAGCTACATTTGTGGTTGGTAACTCCTCCTTACTCGATACTTCATCAGTACTGGTGACACAGGAACCTGAAATTGGACTTCCCAGGGAACCTCGGCCTAATGAAGAATGTCTACAGATACTTGGGAATGCAGAG aaAGGTGCAAAATTCCTTAGTGATGCTGAGATCATCCAGTTAGTCAATGCTAAGCATATCCCAGCCTACAAGTTGGAAACTCTGATGGAAACTCATGAGCGTGGTGTATCTATTCGCCGACAGTTACTTTCCAAGAAGCTTTCAGAACCTTCTTCTCTCCAGTACCTACCTTACAGGGATTATAATTACTCCTTG CTTGGTGGAGGTGCCAGCAGCCGAGTCCTTGCAGATGGGATGACTCGTGGCCCAGTTGTGCGTCTTCCACGTGCTTGTGACTCTGCAGAAGTGAAAGCCTGGCTCGAAACATCTGAAGGGTTCGCAGTGATAAAGGAGGCATTTGACAGCACTAGCAG ATTTGCACGTCTACAGAAACTTCATACAAGTATAGCTGGACGCAACCTTTATATCCGTTTCCAGTCCAGGTCAGGGGATGCCATGGGGATGAACATGATTTCAAAG GGTACAGAGAAAGCACTTTCAAAACTTCACGAGTATTTCCCTGAAATGCAGATTCTAGCCGTTAGTGGTAACTATTGTACTGACAAGAAACCTGCTGCTATAAATTGGATAGAGGGAAGAGGAAAATCTGTTGTTTGTGAAGCTGTCATTCCAGCCAAGGTTGTCAGAGAA GTATTAAAGACTACCACAGAGGCTATGATTGAGGTCAACATTAACAAGAATTTAGTGGGCTCTGCCATGGCTGGGAGCATAGGAGGCTACAACGCCCATGCAGCAAACATTGTCACCGCCATCTACATTGCCTGTGGACAG GATGCAGCACAGAATGTTGGTAGTTCAAACTGTATTACTTTAATGGAAGCAAGTGGTCCCACAAATGAAGATTTATATATCAGCTGCACCATGCCATCTATAGAGATAGGAACGGTGGGTGGTGGGACCAATCTACTACCTCAGCAAGCCTGTTTGCAG ATGCTAGGTGTTCAAGGAGCATGCAAAGATAATCCTGGGGAAAATGCCCGGCAGCTTGCCCGAATTGTGTGTGGGACCGTAATGGCTGGGGAATTGTCACTTATGGCAGCATTGGCAGCAGGACATCTTGTCAAAAGTCACATGATTCACAACAG GTCGAAGATCAATTTACAAGACCTCCAAGGAGCTTGCACCAAGAAGACAGCCTGA
- the HMGCR gene encoding 3-hydroxy-3-methylglutaryl-Coenzyme A reductase isoform X1, translating into MLSRLFRMHGLFVASHPWEVIVGTVTLTICMMSMNMFTGNNKICGWNYECPKFEEDVLSSDIIILTITRCIAILYIYFQFQNLRQLGSKYILGIAGLFTIFSSFVFSTVVIHFLDKELTGLNEALPFFLLLIDLSRASTLAKFALSSNSQDEVRENIARGMAILGPTFTLDALVECLVIGVGTMSGVRQLEIMCCFGCMSVLANYFVFMTFFPACVSLVLELSRESREGRPIWQLSHFARVLEEEENKPNPVTQRVKMIMSLGLVLVHAHSRWIADPSPQNSTADTSKVSLGLDENVSKRIEPSVSLWQFYLSKMISMDIEQVITLSLALLLAVKYIFFEQTETESTLSLKNPITSPVVTQKKVPDNCCRREPMLVRNNQKCDSVEEETGINRERKVEVIKPLVAETDTPNRATFVVGNSSLLDTSSVLVTQEPEIGLPREPRPNEECLQILGNAEKGAKFLSDAEIIQLVNAKHIPAYKLETLMETHERGVSIRRQLLSKKLSEPSSLQYLPYRDYNYSLVMGACCENVIGYMPIPVGVAGPLCLDGKEFQVPMATTEGCLVASTNRGCRAIGLGGGASSRVLADGMTRGPVVRLPRACDSAEVKAWLETSEGFAVIKEAFDSTSRFARLQKLHTSIAGRNLYIRFQSRSGDAMGMNMISKGTEKALSKLHEYFPEMQILAVSGNYCTDKKPAAINWIEGRGKSVVCEAVIPAKVVREVLKTTTEAMIEVNINKNLVGSAMAGSIGGYNAHAANIVTAIYIACGQDAAQNVGSSNCITLMEASGPTNEDLYISCTMPSIEIGTVGGGTNLLPQQACLQMLGVQGACKDNPGENARQLARIVCGTVMAGELSLMAALAAGHLVKSHMIHNRSKINLQDLQGACTKKTA; encoded by the exons ATGTTGTCAAGACTTTTTCGAATGCATGGCCTCTTTGTGGCCTCCCATCCCTGGGAAGTCATAGTGGGGACAGTGACACTGACCATCTGCATGATGTCCATGAACATGTTCACTGGTAACAATAAGATCTGTGGTTGGAATTATGAATGTCCAAAGTTTGAAGAG GATGTTTTGAGCAGTGACATTATAATTCTGACAATAACACGATGCATAGCCATCCTGTATATTTACTTCCAGTTCCAGAATTTACGTCAACTtggatcaaaatatattttgg GTATTGCTGGCCTCTTCACAATTTTCTCAAGTTTTGTATTCAGTACAGTTGTCATTCACTTCTTAGACAAAGAATTGACAGGCTTGAA TGAAGCTTTGCCCTTTTTCCTACTTTTGATTGACCTTTCCAGAGCAAGCACATTAGCAAAGTTTGCCCTCAGTTCCAACTCACAG GATGAAGTAAGGGAAAATATTGCTCGTGGAATGGCAATTTTAGGTCCTACGTTTACCCTCGATGCTCTTGTTGAATGTCTTGTGATTGGAGTTGGTACCATGTCAG GGGTACGTCAGCTTGAAATTATGTGCTGCTTTGGCTGCATGTCAGTTCTTGCCAACTACTTCGTGTTCATGACTTTCTTCCCAGCTTGTGTGTCCTTGGTATTAGAG CTTTCTCGGGAAAGCCGCGAGGGTCGTCCAATTTGGCAGCTCAGCCATTTTGCCCGAGttttagaagaagaagaaaataagccaAATCCTGTAACTCAGAGGGTCAAGATGATTATG tctCTAGGCTTGGTTCTTGTTCATGCTCACAGTCGCTGGATAGCTGATCCTTCTCCTCAAAACAGTACAGCAGATACTTCTAAGGTTTCATTAGGACTGGATGAAAATGTGTCCAAGAGAATTGAACCAAGTGTTTCCCTCTGGCAGTTTTATCTCTCTAA aaTGATCAGCATGGATATTGAACAAGTTATTACCCTAAGTTTAGCTCTCCTTCTGGCTGTCAAGTACATCTTCTTTGAACAAACAGAGACAGAATCTACACTTTCATTAAAAAACCCTATCACATCTCCTGTAGTGACACAAAAGAAAGTCCCAGACAATTGTTGTAGACGTGAACCTATGCTGGTCAGAAATAACCAGAAATGTGATTCAGTAGAGGAAGAGACAGGGATAAACCGAGAAAGAAAAG TTGAGGTTATAAAACCCTTAGTGGCTGAAACAGATACCCCAAACAGAGCTACATTTGTGGTTGGTAACTCCTCCTTACTCGATACTTCATCAGTACTGGTGACACAGGAACCTGAAATTGGACTTCCCAGGGAACCTCGGCCTAATGAAGAATGTCTACAGATACTTGGGAATGCAGAG aaAGGTGCAAAATTCCTTAGTGATGCTGAGATCATCCAGTTAGTCAATGCTAAGCATATCCCAGCCTACAAGTTGGAAACTCTGATGGAAACTCATGAGCGTGGTGTATCTATTCGCCGACAGTTACTTTCCAAGAAGCTTTCAGAACCTTCTTCTCTCCAGTACCTACCTTACAGGGATTATAATTACTCCTTG GTGATGGGAGCTTGTTGTGAGAATGTTATTGGATATATGCCCATCCCTGTCGGAGTGGCAGGACCCCTTTGCTTAGATGGAAAAGAATTTCAGGTTCCAATGGCAACAACAGAAGGTTGTCTTGTGGCCAGCACCAATAGAGGCTGCAGAGCAATAGGT CTTGGTGGAGGTGCCAGCAGCCGAGTCCTTGCAGATGGGATGACTCGTGGCCCAGTTGTGCGTCTTCCACGTGCTTGTGACTCTGCAGAAGTGAAAGCCTGGCTCGAAACATCTGAAGGGTTCGCAGTGATAAAGGAGGCATTTGACAGCACTAGCAG ATTTGCACGTCTACAGAAACTTCATACAAGTATAGCTGGACGCAACCTTTATATCCGTTTCCAGTCCAGGTCAGGGGATGCCATGGGGATGAACATGATTTCAAAG GGTACAGAGAAAGCACTTTCAAAACTTCACGAGTATTTCCCTGAAATGCAGATTCTAGCCGTTAGTGGTAACTATTGTACTGACAAGAAACCTGCTGCTATAAATTGGATAGAGGGAAGAGGAAAATCTGTTGTTTGTGAAGCTGTCATTCCAGCCAAGGTTGTCAGAGAA GTATTAAAGACTACCACAGAGGCTATGATTGAGGTCAACATTAACAAGAATTTAGTGGGCTCTGCCATGGCTGGGAGCATAGGAGGCTACAACGCCCATGCAGCAAACATTGTCACCGCCATCTACATTGCCTGTGGACAG GATGCAGCACAGAATGTTGGTAGTTCAAACTGTATTACTTTAATGGAAGCAAGTGGTCCCACAAATGAAGATTTATATATCAGCTGCACCATGCCATCTATAGAGATAGGAACGGTGGGTGGTGGGACCAATCTACTACCTCAGCAAGCCTGTTTGCAG ATGCTAGGTGTTCAAGGAGCATGCAAAGATAATCCTGGGGAAAATGCCCGGCAGCTTGCCCGAATTGTGTGTGGGACCGTAATGGCTGGGGAATTGTCACTTATGGCAGCATTGGCAGCAGGACATCTTGTCAAAAGTCACATGATTCACAACAG GTCGAAGATCAATTTACAAGACCTCCAAGGAGCTTGCACCAAGAAGACAGCCTGA